One genomic window of Candidatus Baltobacteraceae bacterium includes the following:
- a CDS encoding glycosyltransferase family 2 protein, translated as MTAFVAFLVAVNLLFALRGFVLARRPYDRVEARDVVSVLPTLSIVVPARNEERQIEECVRSLLAQRHNDFEVVVVDDCSDDATPQILARLASEDARLRIVWGTALPDGWVGKPWALTQGVRESRGAWLLFTDADTFHYPNGAASVQRAAIERNLGALSVLTDQDLVTLPERALMPSLFLAILGGTGPIGDVGDPEKPDVALFNGQYVLASRTAYEAIGGHAAVRNEIAEDLELARRFKRDGRFRIALTGSEGVAHTRMYRSLGEIWAGFTKNFALGLRERPVWGAIGACALACISPLTQLTFIAALLSARWIDAAVLAVAMAAVLAVVAYQMRLMRAPASSVPWYPVGTAFTVAVLTVSIALFASGRGVVWRGRRYGAG; from the coding sequence TTGACCGCGTTCGTCGCATTCCTCGTCGCGGTCAACCTGCTGTTCGCACTTCGCGGCTTCGTACTAGCCCGGCGACCCTACGATCGCGTCGAGGCGCGCGACGTTGTGTCCGTTTTGCCCACACTTTCGATCGTCGTGCCGGCTCGCAACGAAGAGCGGCAAATCGAGGAGTGCGTACGCTCGCTGCTGGCGCAGCGCCACAACGACTTTGAAGTCGTCGTCGTCGACGATTGCTCGGACGACGCGACCCCGCAAATCCTTGCACGCCTTGCGTCTGAGGACGCGCGTTTGCGTATCGTCTGGGGTACGGCGCTTCCCGACGGCTGGGTAGGCAAGCCATGGGCGTTGACGCAAGGCGTGCGTGAGTCGCGCGGCGCGTGGCTGCTGTTTACCGACGCCGACACCTTTCACTATCCCAATGGCGCCGCTTCCGTGCAGCGCGCTGCGATCGAACGCAATCTCGGCGCGCTGAGCGTGCTCACGGATCAAGATCTGGTGACGTTGCCGGAGCGCGCGCTCATGCCGAGCCTCTTCCTCGCTATTCTCGGCGGAACGGGGCCGATCGGCGATGTGGGCGATCCGGAAAAACCCGACGTCGCGCTGTTCAACGGGCAGTACGTCCTGGCGTCGCGCACGGCGTACGAAGCGATCGGCGGCCATGCGGCGGTGCGCAACGAGATCGCCGAGGATTTGGAGCTCGCACGCCGTTTCAAACGCGACGGACGTTTTCGGATCGCACTGACCGGATCGGAAGGCGTCGCGCACACGCGAATGTACCGGTCACTGGGCGAGATCTGGGCCGGGTTCACGAAGAACTTCGCGCTCGGCTTGCGCGAGCGCCCCGTGTGGGGAGCGATCGGCGCGTGCGCGCTGGCGTGCATCTCGCCGCTTACGCAACTTACTTTTATCGCAGCGCTGCTGTCGGCGCGGTGGATCGACGCGGCGGTTCTCGCGGTCGCCATGGCGGCGGTTCTGGCAGTCGTCGCGTACCAAATGCGCCTCATGCGCGCGCCGGCTTCCTCGGTGCCGTGGTATCCGGTCGGCACCGCGTTCACCGTTGCGGTCTTGACCGTCTCGATCGCGCTCTTTGCGAGCGGCCGCGGCGTCGTCTGGCGAGGAAGGCGCTACGGCGCGGGCTGA
- a CDS encoding glycine--tRNA ligase produces the protein MEEITALAKRRGFIFQSSEIYGGLNGFWDYGPLGALLKRNVKNAWWRDTVELRDDVVAFDSSIIMHSDVWKASGHVDVFHDVMVDCKVCKHRFRLDHLKNRAQCPDCGSKDSFTEPRNFNLMMKTSVGPMEDTSAVAYLRPETAQGIFVNFKNVYQTARKKPPFGIAQIGKSFRNEITPGNFTFRVREFEQAELEYFVPDDGKDMDVFREWVDRRKAWYSSYGIKPERLRFYELTDAERPHYAKAGIDVEYLFPWGWGELESIAHRTTYDLDAHMKLSGKDLQFFDEASKTHYTPLLIESSAGMDRTALTFLIDAYDRESSVDPNGKKIERTVLRFHPQIAPVQAAIFSLARNRDDLVERARGIESNLRPHFRTQYDEGNIGQLYRRQDEIGTPFCITVDHQTLEDAAVTVRERDSMRQDRVQAEQLERYLRERL, from the coding sequence ATGGAAGAGATCACGGCGCTGGCAAAGCGCCGCGGTTTCATCTTTCAATCGAGCGAGATTTACGGCGGCCTCAACGGGTTCTGGGATTACGGGCCGCTCGGCGCGCTGCTCAAGCGAAACGTGAAAAACGCCTGGTGGCGGGATACGGTCGAGCTGCGCGACGACGTCGTCGCCTTCGACTCCTCCATCATCATGCATTCCGACGTGTGGAAAGCGTCGGGTCACGTGGACGTCTTTCACGACGTGATGGTCGATTGTAAGGTCTGTAAGCACCGCTTTCGCTTGGACCATCTCAAGAATCGCGCGCAGTGCCCGGATTGCGGGAGCAAAGACTCGTTTACGGAGCCGCGCAACTTCAACCTGATGATGAAGACGTCCGTCGGGCCGATGGAAGATACGTCGGCCGTTGCGTACCTGCGTCCGGAAACCGCTCAGGGCATCTTCGTCAACTTCAAGAACGTCTATCAGACGGCGCGCAAGAAGCCGCCGTTCGGCATCGCTCAGATCGGTAAGTCCTTCCGAAACGAGATCACGCCGGGAAACTTTACCTTTCGCGTGCGTGAGTTCGAACAGGCCGAGCTCGAATATTTCGTTCCCGACGACGGGAAGGACATGGACGTCTTTCGTGAGTGGGTCGACCGGCGCAAAGCGTGGTATTCGAGCTACGGTATCAAGCCCGAGCGGCTGCGTTTCTACGAGCTCACCGATGCGGAACGTCCGCACTACGCCAAGGCCGGTATCGACGTCGAGTACCTCTTTCCGTGGGGCTGGGGCGAGCTCGAATCGATCGCGCACCGCACGACCTACGATCTCGACGCGCATATGAAGTTGTCGGGTAAGGACCTGCAGTTCTTCGACGAAGCCAGCAAGACGCATTACACGCCCCTGTTGATCGAAAGCTCGGCGGGCATGGACCGGACGGCGCTGACGTTCCTGATCGACGCCTACGACCGCGAGAGCAGCGTCGATCCCAACGGCAAGAAAATCGAACGCACGGTGCTGCGTTTTCACCCGCAGATCGCGCCCGTTCAAGCCGCGATCTTCTCGCTGGCTCGCAATCGCGACGATTTGGTCGAGCGCGCGCGCGGAATCGAATCGAACCTTCGCCCGCACTTCCGCACGCAGTACGACGAAGGCAACATCGGCCAGCTCTACCGGCGGCAAGACGAGATCGGCACGCCGTTCTGCATTACCGTCGATCACCAGACGCTCGAGGACGCCGCCGTTACGGTGCGCGAGCGCGATTCGATGCGACAAGACCGGGTACAAGCCGAGCAGTTGGAACGCTACTTACGAGAGCGACTCTGA
- a CDS encoding SDR family oxidoreductase, translating to MKTGGRVAIVTGASGSIGSSTVRALAASGANLVLAAIPSEATLLDALVAEAIARGVRAIAVSADVRSNDDVSRLVRSALDAFGSVDILCNVAGIGSGPSLCDETNASIEAVVDINLTGCARTMRAVLPIMKSQRRGSIVNIGSIAGEAGVMGIYSASKFGLRGLTDSVRREVRSYGIGVTLIEPGFVQSKMNEAMGDGLPSPDIVAAAVVAAIRRPRRRTIVPWYYSPVVRIATAFPGLIDLVFGDARIQERLNRDARAERAARETAT from the coding sequence ATGAAAACCGGCGGTAGAGTCGCCATCGTCACGGGCGCGTCGGGCAGCATCGGTTCGTCGACCGTGCGTGCCTTAGCCGCGTCCGGCGCTAATCTCGTGTTAGCGGCAATTCCCAGCGAAGCAACGTTGCTCGACGCGCTTGTAGCCGAAGCGATAGCGCGCGGCGTTCGTGCGATCGCCGTTTCGGCGGACGTGCGCAGCAACGACGACGTAAGCCGCTTGGTGCGGTCCGCGCTGGATGCCTTTGGGAGCGTCGACATCCTCTGCAACGTCGCCGGTATTGGGTCGGGTCCTTCGTTGTGCGACGAAACGAACGCCTCGATCGAAGCGGTCGTGGACATAAACCTCACCGGCTGCGCGCGCACGATGCGTGCCGTCTTGCCGATTATGAAATCACAGCGGCGCGGGTCGATCGTCAACATCGGTTCGATCGCCGGTGAAGCGGGTGTCATGGGGATCTATTCGGCTTCGAAATTCGGTTTGCGCGGCTTAACCGACAGCGTTCGTCGCGAGGTGCGCAGCTACGGTATCGGAGTGACGTTGATCGAACCCGGCTTCGTGCAAAGCAAAATGAACGAAGCGATGGGCGACGGTCTGCCGAGCCCCGATATCGTCGCCGCCGCGGTCGTGGCCGCGATTCGGCGGCCGCGCCGCCGCACGATCGTTCCCTGGTACTACTCGCCGGTGGTTCGCATAGCTACCGCTTTTCCGGGGTTGATCGACCTCGTTTTCGGCGACGCTCGCATTCAAGAGCGTCTGAACCGCGACGCGCGTGCCGAGCGTGCTGCCAGAGAGACCGCGACTTGA
- a CDS encoding heavy metal-binding domain-containing protein — MIARDDVVTFEEIDGYRTVRSFGYVSGIASRQRNRLRSTFRSLGMLIGLSAGEFLSDAEQLRTDALDGLRRRADELGANAVLGLQFYVSEGSDGSCKVVAFGKAVLVTKADPA; from the coding sequence GTGATCGCGCGCGACGACGTCGTGACGTTCGAGGAAATCGACGGCTACCGCACCGTTCGTAGCTTCGGGTACGTCTCGGGCATCGCGTCGCGTCAGAGGAATCGATTGCGCTCGACGTTCCGCAGCCTCGGTATGCTTATCGGATTATCGGCCGGCGAGTTTCTCAGCGATGCGGAGCAGTTGCGTACCGACGCACTCGACGGATTGCGCCGCCGCGCCGACGAGCTCGGCGCGAACGCGGTTTTGGGACTGCAGTTCTATGTTTCCGAAGGCAGCGACGGATCGTGCAAGGTCGTCGCCTTCGGAAAGGCGGTGCTGGTAACGAAGGCCGATCCGGCGTGA
- the ppdK gene encoding pyruvate, phosphate dikinase has translation MQYVYFFEQANAIKEAAGAEAMRDLLGGKGAGLAEMTSAGLPVPSGFTITTEACLEFYRQGRTFPSGLGDQVSVAMRELEQRTGKGFGSVENPLLVSVRSGARVSMPGMMDTILNLGLNDGTVETLARLTGNERFAWDAYRRFIMMFADIVLGVDKEAFDELIDERKRELGVATDPEVDAASWRELSGRFKTLIRERAGRDFPQDVREQLELAITAVFDSWNSKRAIDYRRYNKISDEWGTAVSVMEMVFGNMGDDSGTGVAFTRNPNTGEKMLFGEYLRNAQGEDVVAGIRTPERITDLKTSQPEVYAQFKDIARRLERHYHDMQDLEFTVERGKLFMLQTRSGKRSAEAAVKIALDFVAEDIVDRRHAVGMVDAQSLDQLFHARIDPNERVNVAAKGLNASPGAATGQVVFTADDAVEWKEQGKTTILVRTETNPDDVHGMIAAQGILTAKGGATSHAAVVARGMGKPCVAGCDALHVDRRNKQATVGESTVREGDWMTIDGSTGNVSMGKLALIPPPSELPEWLAIFLSWADELRGLHVWANADTPEDATRARSLGAQGIGLCRTEHMFMQQDRLPIVQQMILADSREARDAALAKLLPIQRGDFVGILRAMDGLPVTIRLLDPPLHEFLPSLEQLLVEATELRVTRGSDSPEFKIKDAVLHRVLQLHEQNPMLGLRVCRLGIVYPEIYAMQVRAIFEAACALKREGLDPIPEVMIPGVGTKEEMRATRDAAKAAADEVLTKEGVTLPYKVGTMIELPRACVVADEIAEDAEFFSFGTNDLTQTTYGYSRDDAEASFIPVYLEKKVLKADPFIVLDRRGVGTLMREAVMRGRSTRPDIKIGICGEHGGEPSSVAFCHQLGLDYVSCSPFRVPIARLAAAQASIGVLE, from the coding sequence GTGCAGTACGTCTATTTCTTCGAGCAGGCAAACGCGATAAAGGAAGCCGCCGGAGCGGAAGCCATGCGCGACCTGCTGGGCGGCAAAGGCGCCGGCTTGGCGGAGATGACGTCGGCCGGTTTACCGGTTCCCAGCGGCTTCACGATTACCACCGAGGCGTGTCTGGAGTTCTATCGCCAGGGACGTACGTTTCCAAGCGGGCTCGGCGATCAAGTCTCCGTCGCGATGCGCGAGCTCGAGCAGCGTACCGGAAAGGGTTTCGGCTCGGTCGAAAATCCGCTGCTCGTCTCGGTGCGCAGCGGCGCGCGCGTCTCGATGCCCGGTATGATGGACACGATTCTCAATCTCGGGCTTAACGACGGCACGGTGGAGACGCTGGCGCGTTTGACCGGCAACGAACGCTTCGCGTGGGACGCATATCGGCGATTCATCATGATGTTCGCCGACATCGTCCTGGGCGTCGACAAGGAGGCGTTTGACGAACTCATCGACGAGCGTAAGCGCGAGCTCGGCGTGGCGACCGATCCCGAAGTCGATGCCGCATCGTGGCGCGAGCTCAGCGGCCGTTTTAAAACGCTGATTCGCGAGCGGGCCGGCCGCGACTTCCCTCAGGACGTTCGCGAACAGCTCGAACTGGCCATCACCGCCGTGTTCGATTCGTGGAACTCCAAGCGCGCGATCGATTATCGCCGCTACAATAAAATTTCCGACGAGTGGGGCACCGCCGTCAGCGTGATGGAGATGGTCTTCGGAAACATGGGCGACGATTCGGGCACGGGCGTCGCGTTCACCCGCAATCCAAATACCGGCGAGAAGATGCTGTTCGGCGAGTACCTGCGTAACGCGCAGGGCGAAGACGTCGTCGCCGGTATCCGGACGCCGGAGCGGATCACCGATCTGAAGACGTCGCAGCCGGAAGTCTACGCGCAGTTCAAAGACATCGCTCGGCGGCTCGAGCGACACTACCACGACATGCAGGATCTGGAGTTTACCGTCGAGCGCGGTAAGCTATTCATGCTGCAGACGCGCAGCGGAAAGCGCAGCGCCGAAGCCGCCGTCAAAATTGCGCTCGACTTCGTGGCCGAGGATATCGTCGACCGGCGCCACGCCGTGGGTATGGTCGACGCGCAATCGCTCGATCAGCTCTTCCACGCACGAATCGATCCCAACGAACGCGTGAACGTGGCCGCCAAAGGACTCAACGCGTCGCCCGGTGCCGCGACCGGACAGGTCGTCTTTACCGCCGACGATGCGGTCGAGTGGAAAGAGCAAGGCAAGACGACGATCCTCGTTCGCACCGAGACGAATCCCGACGACGTTCACGGCATGATTGCGGCTCAAGGCATTCTCACCGCCAAAGGCGGCGCGACGTCGCACGCCGCCGTGGTGGCGCGCGGCATGGGAAAGCCCTGCGTGGCCGGCTGCGACGCTCTGCACGTCGATCGCCGCAACAAACAGGCGACGGTCGGCGAGTCGACGGTTCGCGAAGGCGATTGGATGACGATCGACGGCTCCACCGGAAACGTTTCGATGGGCAAGCTGGCGTTGATTCCGCCGCCGTCGGAGCTGCCGGAATGGCTGGCGATCTTTTTGTCGTGGGCCGACGAGCTGCGCGGTTTGCATGTGTGGGCAAACGCGGACACGCCCGAAGACGCCACGCGGGCTCGCAGTTTGGGCGCCCAGGGCATCGGGCTCTGCCGGACCGAGCACATGTTCATGCAGCAAGATCGCTTGCCGATCGTCCAGCAAATGATTCTCGCCGACTCGCGCGAGGCGCGCGACGCGGCCCTGGCTAAGCTGCTGCCGATTCAGCGCGGCGATTTCGTGGGCATCCTGCGCGCCATGGACGGATTGCCGGTGACGATTCGGCTGCTCGATCCGCCGCTGCACGAGTTCTTACCGTCGCTCGAGCAACTGCTGGTCGAAGCGACGGAACTGCGCGTCACGCGCGGCAGCGATTCGCCGGAGTTCAAGATCAAGGATGCCGTGCTGCATCGCGTGCTGCAGCTGCACGAGCAGAACCCCATGCTCGGCTTGCGCGTGTGCCGTCTAGGGATCGTGTACCCGGAAATCTATGCCATGCAAGTTCGCGCGATCTTCGAGGCCGCGTGCGCGCTAAAGCGCGAGGGCCTCGATCCTATTCCCGAGGTGATGATACCCGGCGTCGGTACGAAAGAAGAGATGCGTGCGACGCGCGACGCCGCCAAAGCGGCCGCGGACGAGGTTCTGACCAAAGAAGGCGTTACGCTGCCTTATAAGGTCGGCACGATGATCGAGCTTCCGCGCGCGTGCGTGGTCGCAGACGAGATCGCCGAGGACGCGGAGTTCTTCTCGTTCGGCACCAACGACCTCACGCAGACGACCTATGGCTATAGCCGCGACGATGCCGAGGCGTCGTTCATCCCGGTCTACCTCGAGAAGAAGGTGCTCAAAGCCGACCCGTTCATCGTACTCGATCGGCGCGGCGTCGGAACGCTGATGCGGGAGGCGGTCATGCGCGGCCGGTCGACGCGTCCGGACATCAAGATCGGTATTTGCGGCGAGCACGGCGGCGAGCCGAGCAGCGTTGCGTTCTGCCATCAGCTCGGCCTCGACTATGTCTCCTGCTCGCCGTTTCGCGTTCCCATCGCGCGACTCGCCGCCGCACAAGCCTCAATCGGCGTTTTAGAGTAA
- the rlmN gene encoding 23S rRNA (adenine(2503)-C(2))-methyltransferase RlmN, giving the protein MAAVIREPKDIWLSNVVRPAGFPDAASFAAEFELRPYRLTQLYRAACKELAAGIDDVTTLPKELRSRLAERGIGFSAVTPSVVQRSIDAQTTKALFRLSDGKEVEAVLMEHTGDRTTVCISSQAGCAFACAFCSTGQAGFTRNLTAVEIFDQARYFARELASRGKRVTNIVFMGMGEPFHNYDAVMEAVALLNDPHGFGLGHRHITISTVGLVDKIDRFAGEHVQVNLAISLHAPNDTIRSGIMPVNRKFDIAQLMAACERYVEKTNRKVFFEYVMLEGVNDSRETARELAELMRGRLYHVNLIPYNTTPDGPFAGTGDAKIWEFAAILEAAGVPVTVRRNMGRDIAAACGQLRAQTQPKLRAPA; this is encoded by the coding sequence ATGGCCGCCGTGATTCGCGAGCCCAAGGACATTTGGCTTTCCAACGTCGTTCGGCCCGCGGGGTTTCCCGATGCCGCGTCGTTTGCTGCCGAGTTTGAGTTGCGGCCCTACCGCCTGACGCAGCTCTATCGCGCGGCGTGTAAGGAACTCGCCGCCGGTATCGACGACGTCACGACGCTGCCCAAGGAGCTGCGCTCGCGCCTAGCCGAGCGCGGCATTGGTTTCTCGGCGGTGACGCCGTCGGTGGTGCAGCGTTCGATCGACGCCCAGACGACCAAGGCGCTGTTTCGCCTATCCGACGGAAAAGAAGTCGAGGCGGTTTTGATGGAGCATACCGGCGATCGCACGACCGTCTGCATATCGTCGCAGGCCGGCTGTGCGTTCGCATGCGCGTTTTGCTCGACGGGCCAAGCCGGCTTCACGCGAAACCTCACCGCCGTCGAAATCTTCGATCAAGCGCGCTACTTCGCGCGCGAGCTCGCGTCGCGCGGCAAGCGCGTCACCAACATCGTGTTCATGGGCATGGGCGAGCCGTTTCATAACTACGACGCGGTGATGGAAGCGGTGGCACTGCTCAACGATCCGCACGGCTTCGGTTTGGGTCATCGTCACATCACGATCTCGACCGTCGGCCTCGTCGACAAGATCGACCGTTTTGCCGGCGAGCATGTGCAGGTGAATCTCGCGATCTCGCTGCACGCCCCCAACGACACGATTCGATCCGGCATCATGCCGGTGAACCGAAAGTTCGACATCGCTCAACTCATGGCCGCGTGCGAGCGGTACGTCGAGAAGACCAACCGCAAAGTCTTTTTCGAATACGTCATGCTCGAAGGCGTCAACGATTCGCGGGAAACGGCACGCGAACTGGCCGAGCTCATGCGCGGGCGGCTGTATCACGTGAATTTGATTCCCTATAACACGACGCCCGACGGACCGTTCGCCGGGACCGGCGATGCGAAAATCTGGGAGTTTGCGGCGATTCTGGAAGCCGCCGGCGTACCCGTAACCGTACGCCGGAATATGGGACGCGACATCGCCGCCGCGTGCGGGCAGCTCCGCGCGCAAACGCAGCCGAAGCTACGCGCGCCGGCTTAA
- a CDS encoding glycosyltransferase family 9 protein gives MPPTSPSVLVIRLDAIGDALALVPLLDAFRERAIPADVVLRPSNAGVFSSRAVRDVVIAAGVRQRSDDADNLAAIDRLGQGLRARDYTHVLVATEDPAGYRLARETQAPLRVGFTNLWGKPLKTLWSRSCINVRVYRSAGLDPRAPHECEVLFRLGAPLLGDAQPSRDLRRLRPLVLETEPPPDDRVAVQISDKWERLGMPFASVIELIERCSALRELRLIASEIESAYAARVETATRMRVERFAALEPWKSAIGAARAIVVPDSGALHVAGFVGTPVVAVFPPGRDFGLQVARWSPWAASHRIVRADGDWPIGTARALAQLI, from the coding sequence ATGCCCCCCACTTCCCCGTCGGTGCTCGTCATCCGCCTCGACGCGATCGGTGATGCGCTGGCGCTGGTTCCGCTGCTCGATGCGTTCCGGGAACGCGCCATCCCGGCCGACGTGGTGCTGCGCCCGTCTAATGCCGGCGTGTTTTCCAGCCGCGCGGTGCGCGACGTCGTCATCGCCGCCGGAGTGCGCCAACGATCTGACGACGCGGATAATCTGGCCGCAATCGACCGGTTGGGGCAAGGATTGCGAGCGCGTGACTACACGCACGTGCTCGTGGCGACCGAAGACCCGGCCGGCTACCGTCTGGCGCGCGAGACGCAAGCACCGCTGCGCGTGGGGTTTACCAATCTCTGGGGCAAGCCGTTGAAGACGCTGTGGTCGCGCAGCTGCATCAACGTGCGCGTTTATCGCAGCGCCGGTCTCGACCCGCGGGCACCGCACGAGTGCGAGGTGTTGTTTCGGCTCGGCGCGCCATTACTCGGCGACGCGCAGCCGTCGCGCGACCTGCGGCGCCTGCGCCCGCTCGTGCTCGAAACCGAACCCCCGCCGGACGATCGAGTCGCGGTCCAGATTTCCGATAAGTGGGAACGGCTCGGCATGCCGTTTGCATCCGTCATCGAGCTGATCGAGCGTTGCAGCGCGTTGCGCGAGTTGCGGCTGATCGCATCCGAAATTGAATCGGCCTACGCCGCTCGCGTCGAGACTGCAACGAGGATGCGCGTCGAGCGCTTCGCCGCGCTCGAGCCCTGGAAGTCGGCGATCGGTGCCGCCAGGGCGATCGTCGTACCGGATTCCGGCGCGCTGCACGTCGCTGGTTTCGTGGGAACGCCGGTCGTTGCAGTCTTTCCGCCGGGCCGCGACTTTGGGCTGCAAGTCGCACGCTGGTCGCCGTGGGCCGCATCGCACCGCATCGTACGCGCCGATGGCGACTGGCCGATCGGAACGGCCCGCGCTTTGGCACAGCTGATCTAA
- a CDS encoding uracil-DNA glycosylase translates to MSLEERAQRLRLLEQETTAADACRLCAIGAQRRNNVYGEGNPCARLMVVGEGPGETEDELGRPFVGRAGQLLDRMLVAIGLPREDVYICNTVKCRPTLPGPRGPRNRAPDPQEMANCRPFLDRQIDIIRPDVIMALGSPAAKSFLGRDFQITKMRGRWYAGPNGIPLMVTFHPAYVLRQTGGEIEAVKRLVWADLKAVRTRLDEIAAVREAPPAQEAALQPEQFSLFGDV, encoded by the coding sequence GTGAGTCTCGAGGAACGCGCGCAGCGCCTGCGGCTGCTCGAGCAAGAAACGACCGCTGCCGACGCGTGCCGTCTGTGCGCGATCGGCGCGCAACGCCGCAACAACGTGTACGGCGAAGGCAATCCGTGCGCGCGTCTCATGGTCGTCGGCGAAGGTCCGGGAGAAACCGAAGACGAGTTGGGGCGTCCGTTCGTCGGACGTGCCGGACAACTGCTCGATCGCATGCTCGTCGCGATCGGCCTGCCGCGCGAAGACGTTTATATTTGCAACACGGTGAAGTGCCGTCCGACCTTACCGGGACCACGCGGTCCGCGCAATCGCGCGCCGGATCCGCAAGAGATGGCGAACTGCCGTCCGTTCCTCGATCGTCAAATCGATATCATCCGCCCCGACGTGATTATGGCGTTGGGATCGCCCGCGGCAAAATCGTTCTTAGGCCGCGACTTTCAAATTACGAAGATGCGGGGTCGCTGGTATGCCGGACCGAACGGCATACCGTTGATGGTCACCTTTCATCCGGCGTACGTGCTGCGGCAGACGGGCGGAGAAATCGAAGCCGTGAAACGCCTGGTTTGGGCCGACCTCAAGGCGGTACGCACGAGGCTCGACGAGATCGCCGCCGTCCGCGAGGCGCCTCCGGCGCAAGAAGCTGCCCTCCAACCCGAGCAGTTCAGCCTCTTTGGCGACGTGTGA
- a CDS encoding type II toxin-antitoxin system HicB family antitoxin, which yields MKYAVVFDPADDGSWGAVVPDLPGCTSAGDTLDEARLNVREAIELWIEVERERGHDVPPPITVAEPVEVGSL from the coding sequence ATGAAATACGCAGTAGTTTTTGATCCGGCAGACGATGGCTCGTGGGGCGCCGTCGTTCCAGACCTCCCGGGTTGCACGTCGGCAGGCGACACACTCGATGAAGCGCGCCTGAACGTTCGCGAAGCTATTGAGCTATGGATTGAGGTCGAGCGTGAACGTGGTCACGATGTACCGCCACCCATTACGGTAGCCGAACCGGTCGAAGTCGGCTCCCTGTAA
- a CDS encoding SDR family NAD(P)-dependent oxidoreductase — protein MSTPRGVVISGASTGIGAATALVLAEKGYVVFAGVRSDDDARRLAAVSPGVRPVMLDVTQADSVTRAAEIVRGSGIELHGVVSNAGIAVGGPLEHVSMDDMRQQFEVNVFGALALAQAFIPLFSASGGRIVFVGSISGRLAMPYVGPYSASKFALRGLVDALRVELAPAEIRVSLIEPGSVKTPIWAKGRAQAGQIASRHASKRPHYRMALERIVSITEREARDGMPVEIVAATILHALAARRPRAEYVLGTPARMGSFVAALPPALRDRAVRASMRLS, from the coding sequence TTGAGTACGCCGCGCGGGGTAGTCATCAGCGGAGCGTCGACGGGCATCGGCGCCGCGACTGCTTTGGTGCTCGCCGAGAAGGGGTACGTGGTCTTCGCAGGCGTGCGCAGCGACGACGACGCGCGACGGCTCGCCGCGGTTTCGCCGGGCGTGAGACCCGTGATGCTCGACGTTACGCAAGCCGATTCGGTGACGCGCGCCGCGGAAATCGTGCGCGGTAGCGGAATCGAACTGCACGGCGTCGTCAGTAATGCCGGCATTGCCGTCGGCGGCCCTCTCGAGCACGTTTCTATGGACGACATGCGGCAACAGTTTGAAGTCAACGTTTTCGGTGCGCTCGCGCTCGCGCAGGCCTTCATTCCGTTATTTTCCGCGAGCGGCGGCCGCATCGTCTTCGTCGGTTCCATCTCGGGACGACTGGCGATGCCCTATGTCGGTCCGTACAGCGCTTCGAAGTTTGCACTGCGAGGTCTGGTTGATGCGTTGCGTGTCGAGCTCGCGCCCGCGGAAATTCGTGTATCTCTGATCGAGCCGGGCTCGGTGAAGACGCCGATCTGGGCAAAGGGGCGCGCCCAAGCCGGTCAAATTGCATCGCGACACGCCAGCAAGCGTCCGCATTACCGGATGGCCCTCGAGCGCATCGTTTCCATTACCGAGCGAGAGGCGCGCGACGGTATGCCGGTCGAGATCGTCGCTGCGACGATCCTCCACGCCCTGGCTGCGCGCCGGCCGCGGGCGGAGTACGTACTGGGTACGCCGGCGCGCATGGGAAGCTTCGTCGCGGCATTGCCGCCCGCACTGCGGGACCGCGCGGTTCGCGCTTCGATGCGCCTGTCGTAA
- a CDS encoding MmcQ/YjbR family DNA-binding protein, translating to MATWSDVRKIALAFPGASEGTAFGTAAWTVNKKFFVWERPLRKSDLAALGAGAPKGPILGVRTADLEMKDVLLASDPKIFFTTPHFDGYPAVLVRLGKIGVKRLRDVIEEAWLSRAGKRAVAEYLHENRR from the coding sequence ATGGCTACGTGGAGCGACGTGCGCAAGATTGCGCTCGCATTTCCCGGCGCGAGTGAAGGGACGGCATTTGGAACCGCGGCCTGGACGGTGAACAAGAAGTTTTTCGTCTGGGAACGCCCGTTACGAAAGTCGGATCTCGCGGCGCTGGGTGCCGGGGCGCCGAAGGGACCTATTCTCGGCGTGCGAACCGCCGATCTCGAGATGAAAGACGTCCTGCTCGCAAGCGATCCGAAGATCTTTTTTACGACACCTCACTTCGACGGATATCCCGCGGTACTCGTGCGGCTGGGCAAGATCGGCGTGAAGCGTCTGCGCGACGTGATCGAGGAAGCGTGGCTATCGCGCGCGGGCAAACGTGCCGTAGCGGAGTATTTGCATGAAAACCGGCGGTAG